In the Streptomyces formicae genome, one interval contains:
- a CDS encoding cytochrome P450, which produces MTCPVTGAATGAAVPLSGPRFATEPAQLYREMRRDHGSVAPVLLDGGVPAWLVLGYRELHQVTGDPMLFSRDSELWNQWPNIPADWPLLPMIGHKQPSILYTVGERHTRRAAMIAHALEAVDPFELKAYAEQFADELIDTFCGKGVTDIIADYAMLLPVRVLARIYGFADEQGPGLVTAMNDMIDGRERALAGQQHLASSMFALLADKHVRPGQDVASYMLETQLAEDGSGFTDEEIAQDLMVMMAAGHQPTADWIGNSLRLMLTDDRFAASLFGGRHSVAEAMNEVLWEDTPTQTVAGRWASRDTQLGGRRINSGDLLLLGLGAANADPQVRTDGSALTGGNSAHFAFGHGEHRCPFPAQEVAEVIARTGIEVLLDRLPDLDLAVPATDLTRRPSPWLRGLTDLPVRFTPTPTSAFGDSR; this is translated from the coding sequence GTGACCTGCCCCGTAACCGGCGCCGCGACCGGCGCGGCCGTCCCGCTCTCCGGACCCCGGTTCGCCACCGAACCCGCCCAGCTCTACCGGGAGATGCGCCGCGACCACGGCTCCGTCGCCCCCGTGCTGCTCGACGGCGGCGTGCCCGCCTGGCTCGTGCTCGGCTACCGCGAACTGCACCAGGTCACCGGCGACCCGATGCTCTTCAGCCGCGACTCCGAGCTGTGGAACCAGTGGCCGAACATCCCCGCCGACTGGCCGCTGCTCCCGATGATCGGCCACAAGCAGCCGTCGATCCTCTACACCGTCGGCGAACGGCACACCCGGCGCGCCGCGATGATCGCACACGCCCTCGAAGCGGTCGACCCCTTCGAACTCAAGGCGTACGCCGAGCAGTTCGCCGACGAACTCATCGACACCTTCTGCGGCAAGGGTGTCACCGACATCATCGCCGACTACGCGATGCTGCTCCCCGTCCGCGTGCTCGCCCGCATCTACGGCTTCGCCGACGAGCAGGGCCCCGGCCTGGTCACCGCCATGAACGACATGATCGACGGCCGCGAGCGGGCCCTCGCCGGACAGCAGCACCTCGCCTCCTCGATGTTCGCGCTGCTCGCCGACAAGCACGTGAGGCCCGGCCAGGACGTCGCCTCGTACATGCTGGAGACCCAGCTCGCCGAGGACGGCTCGGGCTTCACCGACGAGGAGATCGCCCAGGACCTCATGGTGATGATGGCCGCCGGCCACCAGCCGACCGCCGACTGGATCGGCAACTCGCTGCGCCTGATGCTCACCGACGACCGCTTCGCCGCCTCCCTGTTCGGCGGTAGGCACAGCGTCGCCGAGGCCATGAACGAGGTCCTGTGGGAGGACACCCCCACCCAGACCGTCGCGGGCCGCTGGGCCTCGCGCGACACCCAGCTCGGCGGGCGCCGCATCAACTCCGGCGACCTGCTCCTGCTCGGCCTCGGCGCCGCCAACGCCGACCCGCAGGTCCGCACCGACGGCTCCGCCCTGACCGGCGGCAACAGCGCCCACTTCGCCTTCGGCCACGGCGAGCACCGCTGCCCCTTCCCGGCCCAGGAGGTCGCCGAGGTCATCGCGCGGACCGGCATCGAGGTGCTCCTCGACCGCCTTCCCGACCTCGACCTCGCGGTCCCCGCCACGGACCTCACCCGCCGCCCCTCCCCCTGGCTGCGCGGCCTCACCGACCTTCCGGTGCGCTTCACCCCGACCCCGACCTCAGCGTTTGGAGACTCCAGATGA
- a CDS encoding cytochrome P450 family protein, with translation MTRIALDPFVTDLDGESARLRAAGPLAEAELPGGVPVWAVTHHAEARQLLTDKRLVKDIEVWGAWRRGEIPADWPLIGLANPGRSMLTVDGEEHRRMRTLVAQALTPRRVERMRERIAELTSGLLDKLPAHDEVVDLKAEFAYPLPMYVISDLMGIDESDHPRLKVLFDKFFSTQTPPDEVVATLGELAGMMGKVVAARRAEPGDDLTSALIQASEDGDHLTDAEILSTLQLMVAAGHETTISLIVNAVVNLSTHPDQLARVLAGEVGWDAVIEETLRYATPTSHVLIRFAAEDVPVGDKVIPKGDALIVSYGAIGRDEQAHGPTADSFDITRTSPNRHISFGHGPHVCPGAALSRLEAGVALPALYARFPELTLAIPPSELRNKPVVTQNDLYELPVVLSPSGD, from the coding sequence ATGACGCGCATCGCCCTGGACCCGTTCGTCACCGACCTGGACGGCGAGAGCGCCCGCCTGCGCGCGGCGGGGCCGCTCGCCGAGGCCGAGCTGCCGGGCGGCGTCCCGGTGTGGGCGGTCACGCACCACGCCGAGGCCCGCCAACTCCTCACCGACAAGCGCCTGGTGAAGGACATCGAGGTCTGGGGCGCCTGGCGGCGCGGCGAGATACCCGCCGACTGGCCGCTGATCGGCCTCGCCAACCCCGGCCGTTCCATGCTGACGGTCGACGGCGAGGAACACCGCAGGATGCGTACGCTGGTGGCGCAGGCACTCACGCCGCGCCGCGTGGAGCGCATGCGCGAGCGGATCGCGGAACTCACCTCCGGACTCCTGGACAAGCTCCCCGCGCACGACGAAGTGGTCGATCTCAAGGCCGAGTTCGCCTACCCGCTGCCCATGTACGTCATCAGCGACCTGATGGGCATCGACGAGTCCGACCACCCGCGCCTGAAGGTCCTCTTCGACAAGTTCTTCTCCACCCAGACGCCCCCCGACGAGGTCGTCGCGACGCTCGGCGAACTCGCCGGCATGATGGGCAAGGTCGTCGCGGCCCGCCGCGCGGAGCCGGGCGACGACCTGACCAGCGCGCTGATCCAGGCGTCCGAGGACGGCGACCACCTCACCGACGCGGAGATCCTCTCCACGCTCCAGCTGATGGTCGCCGCGGGCCACGAGACGACGATCTCCCTCATCGTCAACGCGGTCGTCAACCTCTCCACCCACCCCGACCAGCTCGCGCGCGTCCTCGCGGGCGAGGTCGGCTGGGACGCGGTGATCGAGGAGACCCTGCGCTACGCGACCCCCACCTCGCACGTCCTGATCCGCTTCGCCGCGGAGGACGTCCCGGTCGGCGACAAGGTGATCCCCAAGGGCGACGCGCTGATCGTCTCGTACGGCGCGATAGGCCGCGACGAGCAGGCCCACGGGCCCACGGCGGACTCCTTCGACATCACGCGCACGTCCCCGAACCGCCACATCTCGTTCGGCCACGGCCCGCACGTGTGCCCCGGCGCGGCGCTCTCCCGCCTGGAGGCGGGGGTGGCACTTCCGGCGCTGTACGCCCGCTTCCCGGAGCTGACCCTGGCGATCCCACCGTCCGAACTCCGCAACAAGCCGGTGGTGACGCAGAACGACTTGTACGAGCTGCCAGTAGTTCTGAGCCCCTCCGGCGATTGA
- the serC gene encoding phosphoserine transaminase: MAEIQIPADIKPADGRFGAGPSKVRTEALDALAATGTSLLGTSHRQAPVKNLVGRVREGVGNLFSLPEGYEVILGNGGSTAFWDVATHGLIENKSQHLSFGEFSSKFAKAAKLAPWLAEPTVISSDPGTHPDPKAEAGVDVYAFTHNETSTGVAAPVKRVAGADEGSLVLVDATSGAGGLPVDIAETDVYYFAPQKSFASDGGLWIAAFSPAAIERAERIHASGRHVPEFFSLPTAIDNSRKNQTYNTPSLATLFLLAEQLDWMNSQGGLEFTTGRTAASSQALYGWADESKYATPFVTDAAKRSQVIGTIDFSDEIDASAVAKTLRANGVVDTEPYRKLGRNQLRVAMFPAIDPADVEALTKCIDYVIEKL, translated from the coding sequence GTGGCAGAGATCCAGATTCCCGCTGACATCAAGCCCGCCGACGGCCGTTTCGGCGCGGGCCCCTCCAAGGTGCGTACGGAGGCGCTGGACGCCCTGGCCGCCACCGGAACCTCCCTGCTCGGCACCTCCCACCGCCAGGCCCCGGTCAAGAACCTGGTCGGCCGGGTGCGTGAGGGCGTGGGGAACCTCTTCTCCCTCCCCGAGGGCTACGAGGTGATCCTGGGCAACGGTGGCTCCACCGCGTTCTGGGACGTCGCGACGCACGGACTGATCGAGAACAAGTCGCAGCACCTCAGCTTCGGCGAGTTCTCCTCCAAGTTCGCGAAGGCGGCCAAGCTCGCCCCGTGGCTGGCCGAGCCCACCGTGATCTCCTCGGACCCGGGCACCCACCCGGACCCGAAGGCGGAGGCGGGCGTCGACGTCTACGCCTTCACGCACAACGAGACCTCGACGGGCGTCGCGGCCCCCGTCAAGCGCGTCGCGGGCGCCGACGAGGGCTCCCTCGTCCTGGTGGACGCCACGTCCGGCGCGGGCGGCCTGCCGGTCGACATCGCCGAGACGGACGTCTACTACTTCGCCCCGCAGAAGTCCTTCGCCTCGGACGGCGGGCTGTGGATCGCCGCGTTCTCCCCGGCCGCGATCGAGCGCGCCGAGCGGATCCACGCGTCGGGCCGCCACGTCCCGGAGTTCTTCAGCCTGCCCACGGCGATCGACAACTCCCGCAAGAACCAGACGTACAACACCCCCTCGCTCGCCACGCTCTTCCTGCTCGCCGAGCAGCTGGACTGGATGAACTCCCAGGGTGGCCTCGAGTTCACGACCGGCCGCACGGCCGCGTCCTCGCAGGCGCTGTACGGGTGGGCGGACGAGTCCAAGTACGCGACGCCGTTCGTCACGGACGCGGCCAAGCGGTCGCAGGTCATCGGCACGATCGACTTCTCGGACGAGATCGACGCGAGCGCTGTCGCGAAGACGTTGCGGGCCAACGGGGTCGTTGACACCGAGCCGTACCGCAAGCTCGGGCGCAACCAGCTGCGGGTGGCGATGTTCCCGGCGATCGATCCTGCGGATGTCGAGGCGCTGACCAAGTGCATCGACTACGTCATCGAGAAGCTTTAA